AAGAAGAACAAAGCAATTCAGATAATGAATCAAATGGGCAAGTTGAAACTAATGATAACCAGGACGAAGAAATTACACTATCTTTTTGGTATAAAGATGTAGGAGTAAAAGAAGAAATCTATAAAGAGGCAGTTGCACGTTTTGAAAATAAATACCCTAATGTAACAGTTAAAACTTTTCAAGCAAGAAGTTCTGCTTATAAGCAGAAGCTACCAATAGCTTTATCTGGAAATGATGCACCTGATGTTTTCTTTACTTGGGGCGGAGGATGGCTTAAAAGATTTGCCGATGAAGGTCACGTGTTGGAAATTACTGATAAACTTGACACAAGTCGTTTCAAAGATTTAGCCATGGTAAATTGTGTTAATGATGACAAAGTTTTTGGAGCACCATTAGGTATTGATATTGGAGTTGTATTCTATAACAAAGAGATTTTTGAAAAACATAATCTACAAGTACCTAAAACTTATGAAGAGTTGAAAAGTGTTATGAGTACTTTGAGAGAAAACGAAGTTATTCCTTTTGTACTTGCTAATCAGCCTAAGTGGCCAGGTTCTTTCTGGTACATGTATCTAGTAGATCGTTTAGGTGGAGAAGAAGCTTTTGATAAAGCTTTCAAACGTGATGGAGGTAGTTTCAATAGCCAACCATTTGTTGAAGCAGGTGAATATATTCAGGACTTAGTTGATGCAAAAGCTTTTAATGATGGATATAATGGATTACCATATGATGCAGGTACAGCTAGACAATTACTCTATACTGATAGAGCGGCTATGATGTTGCTTTCTAATACATTCATTAATTTAGTTAGAAAAGAAGCACCAGATTATGAAGAAAAAGTAGGAATGTTTCCATTCCCAACTATGCCAAATGGAAAAGGTGACGAGAATAACCTAGTAGGTATTGCTGCACCAGTTTGGTCAATATCTTCAGGTTGTGAGCATCCTGATTTAGCATTAGAACTAATAAACGAATTAACAAGTGTAGAAACTGCTACAGAGTATTCTAATAGAACAGGATCACAGACAGCTATCAAAGACATAAAAACAGAAGACCCTGTTGTTCAACAATTAATGGATATGTTGAATAATGCTAATAATCTACAAATGGTATATGACCAGACATTAGTACCAGAATTGGCACAAAAACATTTGGAAACAACACAAGAGGTATTTGGTTTTATGAAGACTCCTCAAGAAGCAGCAGATGAAGTTGAGGAATTAGCAAAGAAATTATTAGATTAGAAATTAAAATTTGAAAGTGTATATAATAAAATGGTCGGGGTCAATCCTCGACCAAAAAGTTTGAAAGGAGACTATATGAAAAAATTCAAGAATAGCAAAATAACTCTTTTTATTGTTTTTTTGTTACCAACATGTTTAGTTTTTTCTACGTTTATTTTATATCCCATATTTTCTACATTCATTAATAGTTTCTTTGACTGGTCAGGATTGAGTGCTAATAAAACATTTATTGGATTAACTAATTATATAAATCTATTTCAAGATTCTTCATTTAAAGCAACTCTTGTGAATAACTTATATGTAATTATAACTTCAGTACTATTTCAAATTCCTTTAGGATTAGTACTAGCATTGGTGATTGTTAAAAATAATGTAAGAAACAAATTATTGAGTATCATTTATTTCTTGCCATATTTATTGTCAACAATGGCTGTAGGTTTAGTATGGACATTGTTCTATGACCCATATTTCGGAGTAGTGAACAATGCATTAAAATGGATTGGAGTCGAGAATTGGCAGATTACTTGGCTTGCTGACCCTAAGACAGCACTTATTGCAGTACTTATCGTTGTCGTATGGTTTTATGCACCTTTCTATATGGTCATTTTAAGAGCTGCATTAGTAGGGGTACCAAAATCTCTTTATGAAGCGGCAGATATTGATGGTGCTTCCAAGACTCAGCAATTCTTTAAGATAACATTACCTACAATAAAGCCTACATTGGTTACTTCATCCATTCTATCAATTGTAGGGTCATTAAAATCCTTTGATATTTTCTATATCATGACAAATGGTGGACCTGGTACGTCAACAGAACTTGTTGGTACTTATATGTATAAACAAGCATTTGTAAATTATAAAATGGGTTATGCAAGTTCAATAGCATTTGTAATGTTTTTAATTACTTTGTTGGTAAGTGTATTTGTTAAAACATTTAATAGAAGAAGGGGGCAAGCGTAGGTATGAAAACTATTAATAAATTATTAAATAATAGTATAGCATTCTTGCTAGCAATAGTTATGGGCTATCCTCTTTTGTATGTAGTTAGTACTTCATTGAAGCCACTGAATGATTATTTTACAGAACCTGTAAAACTTTTTAGTGCACTTAGTTTAGAAAATTATAAGTACGTTATTGATATGGGGTTTCATGTTTTCTTTAAAAACAGCTTATTGATTACTTTTTTCAGTGTAATAGTCACTGTAT
The window above is part of the Vallitalea guaymasensis genome. Proteins encoded here:
- a CDS encoding ABC transporter substrate-binding protein, which gives rise to MKKFLIVLSIVTLLVSSLAGCGNTDNKKEEQSNSDNESNGQVETNDNQDEEITLSFWYKDVGVKEEIYKEAVARFENKYPNVTVKTFQARSSAYKQKLPIALSGNDAPDVFFTWGGGWLKRFADEGHVLEITDKLDTSRFKDLAMVNCVNDDKVFGAPLGIDIGVVFYNKEIFEKHNLQVPKTYEELKSVMSTLRENEVIPFVLANQPKWPGSFWYMYLVDRLGGEEAFDKAFKRDGGSFNSQPFVEAGEYIQDLVDAKAFNDGYNGLPYDAGTARQLLYTDRAAMMLLSNTFINLVRKEAPDYEEKVGMFPFPTMPNGKGDENNLVGIAAPVWSISSGCEHPDLALELINELTSVETATEYSNRTGSQTAIKDIKTEDPVVQQLMDMLNNANNLQMVYDQTLVPELAQKHLETTQEVFGFMKTPQEAADEVEELAKKLLD
- a CDS encoding carbohydrate ABC transporter permease, whose translation is MKKFKNSKITLFIVFLLPTCLVFSTFILYPIFSTFINSFFDWSGLSANKTFIGLTNYINLFQDSSFKATLVNNLYVIITSVLFQIPLGLVLALVIVKNNVRNKLLSIIYFLPYLLSTMAVGLVWTLFYDPYFGVVNNALKWIGVENWQITWLADPKTALIAVLIVVVWFYAPFYMVILRAALVGVPKSLYEAADIDGASKTQQFFKITLPTIKPTLVTSSILSIVGSLKSFDIFYIMTNGGPGTSTELVGTYMYKQAFVNYKMGYASSIAFVMFLITLLVSVFVKTFNRRRGQA